Proteins from a genomic interval of Kitasatospora herbaricolor:
- a CDS encoding C40 family peptidase, producing the protein MGGALWRTESSAMRPWVRAALRCGAVLAVAALSLPFATQAAFAAPEPSASPSAGAVTVSPGADPLADAKATLGPLLDQLHLLYGNAEAATEQYNGTVARLTEQQATVTDLRGRVERQQKAVDAGTDVAAQLAAAQYRNGSASAYAELLLAEDPYEAVTIAELLAEASRSQSAFLDHLKADRATLAELQKQAEKALQDSQALAVQQDAAKATVATQLAEVEKLVTSLTGAQRTELAALEKAQADQSQLAFLASGALGKGERTPSQAGRAAVAYALAQLGKPYVWGGAGPDVFDCSGLTSQAWLHAGRPVPRTSQEQWAQLQHVPLNQLRPGDLVVYYAGATHIALYIGGGLVVQAPRPGAVIKVSPIGSMPILGAVRPDPETAADDQGGVWKVPDLPAGWDTVTPIAPSPPATLPPVVPAPGATVPPTTPPGTPGPTTSPTDPATGTPSGTPSGTPTDPGTPSGTGTPSGTGTPSGTGTPSGTGSPSGTGSPSGTGTPSTATPDPSATAPSAPGTAASSATSSAAPNSASARPESASASASGVR; encoded by the coding sequence ATGGGCGGGGCTTTGTGGCGCACCGAGTCGAGTGCGATGCGGCCGTGGGTGCGGGCCGCGCTCAGGTGCGGAGCCGTCCTGGCGGTGGCCGCCCTGTCGCTGCCCTTCGCGACCCAGGCCGCGTTCGCCGCGCCGGAGCCCTCCGCGAGCCCCTCGGCCGGCGCCGTCACCGTCTCGCCGGGCGCCGATCCGCTGGCCGACGCCAAGGCCACCCTCGGGCCGCTGCTCGACCAGCTGCACCTGCTCTACGGCAACGCCGAGGCGGCCACCGAGCAGTACAACGGCACCGTGGCCCGGCTCACCGAGCAGCAGGCCACCGTGACCGACCTGCGCGGCCGGGTGGAGCGCCAGCAGAAGGCGGTGGACGCCGGCACCGACGTCGCCGCCCAGCTCGCCGCCGCCCAGTACCGCAACGGCAGCGCCTCGGCCTACGCCGAACTGCTGCTCGCCGAGGACCCGTACGAGGCGGTGACGATCGCCGAGCTGCTCGCCGAGGCCAGCCGCTCGCAGTCGGCCTTCCTGGACCACCTCAAGGCGGACCGAGCCACCCTGGCCGAGCTGCAGAAGCAGGCCGAGAAGGCGCTCCAGGACTCGCAGGCGCTGGCCGTCCAGCAGGACGCGGCCAAGGCCACCGTCGCCACCCAGCTCGCCGAGGTCGAGAAGCTGGTCACCTCGCTGACCGGCGCCCAGCGCACCGAACTGGCCGCACTGGAGAAGGCCCAGGCCGACCAGTCCCAGCTGGCCTTCCTCGCCTCCGGCGCGCTCGGCAAGGGCGAGCGGACGCCGTCGCAGGCCGGCCGCGCGGCCGTGGCGTACGCGCTGGCGCAGCTCGGCAAGCCCTATGTCTGGGGCGGCGCCGGGCCGGACGTCTTCGACTGCTCGGGGCTGACCTCGCAGGCCTGGCTGCACGCCGGCCGGCCGGTGCCGCGCACCAGCCAGGAGCAGTGGGCCCAGCTCCAGCACGTGCCGCTGAACCAGCTGCGGCCCGGCGACCTGGTCGTCTACTACGCCGGTGCCACCCACATCGCCCTGTACATCGGCGGCGGCCTGGTGGTGCAGGCGCCGCGCCCCGGCGCCGTCATCAAGGTGTCGCCGATCGGGTCGATGCCGATCCTCGGGGCCGTCCGCCCCGACCCGGAGACCGCGGCCGACGACCAGGGCGGCGTCTGGAAGGTGCCGGACCTCCCCGCCGGCTGGGACACCGTCACCCCGATCGCGCCGTCCCCGCCGGCCACGCTGCCGCCCGTGGTGCCCGCGCCGGGCGCCACCGTGCCGCCCACCACGCCCCCGGGGACGCCCGGGCCGACGACCTCGCCGACCGACCCCGCCACCGGCACCCCGAGCGGTACGCCGTCCGGCACCCCGACCGACCCGGGGACGCCCTCCGGGACGGGTACTCCGTCCGGCACGGGCACCCCGTCGGGGACGGGCACCCCGTCCGGCACCGGCAGCCCGTCCGGCACCGGCAGCCCGTCCGGCACCGGTACGCCGTCCACCGCCACGCCGGACCCGTCCGCGACCGCGCCGTCCGCCCCCGGCACCGCTGCCTCCTCGGCCACCTCCTCCGCCGCGCCGAACTCGGCCTCGGCGCGGCCGGAGAGCGCCTCGGCCTCCGCCTCCGGCGTGCGCTGA
- a CDS encoding FdhF/YdeP family oxidoreductase produces MAKQAPQGDPAQDAPQVSAPQHAAAGLPAVGHSLRMAAEQMGARRTLATLSKVNQPDGFDCPGCAWPEPGKTHAAEFCENGAKAVAEEATERRITAGFFAAHPVAELAERSGYWLGQQGRLTEPMLLDEGASHYVPVSWERAFSIVAEELKALDTPDGAAFYTSGRTSNEAAFAYQLFARRLGTNNLPDCSNMCHESSGSALVETLGVGKGSVSLKDLHQADLIIVAGQNPGTNHPRMLSALERAKRAGAKIVSVNPLPEAGLERFKNPQNARGLAGHGTKLTDLFLQIRLGGDLALFRAVNQLLLAAEDRHGNVVDHEFVERHCLGFEEWAADARTTDRDAVLAATGLPYAQIEELVSMVLASRKVIVCWAMGLTQHKHAVPTIREVVNFLLLRGNIGRPGAGVCPVRGHSNVQGDRTMGIFERPSQAFLDALGKEFAFEPPREHGFDAVDTIRAMRDGRVRVFFAMGGNFVAATPDTDVTEAAMRRCRLTVHVSTKLNRSHVVTGARALILPTLGRTDRDVTAKGAQFVSVEDSMGMVHSSRGGLRPPARGLLSEVAIVCRLARATLGPQDSTPWEDFADDYDSVRDRIARVVPGFEDFNEKVRRPGGFALPHGPRDSRSFPTTTGKANFSVNPLTAPEVPAGRLLLQTLRSHDQYNTTIYGLDDRYRGITGGRRVVLVNPADAAGLGLTEGGYVDLVSEWRDGVERRAPHFMVVHYPVARGGAAAYYPETNVLVPLDSTADISNTPTSKAVVVRFEPDSGLPGA; encoded by the coding sequence ATGGCGAAGCAGGCCCCGCAGGGCGACCCGGCCCAGGACGCCCCGCAGGTGTCCGCCCCGCAGCACGCCGCGGCGGGGCTGCCGGCCGTGGGCCACAGCCTGCGGATGGCCGCCGAGCAGATGGGCGCCCGCCGCACCCTGGCCACCCTCAGCAAGGTCAACCAGCCGGACGGCTTCGACTGCCCCGGCTGCGCCTGGCCCGAGCCGGGGAAGACGCACGCCGCCGAGTTCTGCGAGAACGGCGCGAAGGCGGTCGCCGAGGAGGCCACCGAGCGGCGGATCACCGCCGGGTTCTTCGCCGCGCACCCGGTCGCGGAGCTGGCGGAGCGCTCCGGGTACTGGCTCGGGCAGCAGGGCCGCCTCACCGAACCGATGCTGCTCGACGAGGGCGCCTCGCACTACGTGCCGGTCTCCTGGGAGCGGGCGTTCTCGATCGTCGCCGAGGAGCTGAAGGCGCTGGACACCCCGGACGGGGCCGCCTTCTACACCTCGGGCCGGACCAGCAACGAGGCCGCCTTCGCCTACCAGCTGTTCGCCCGCCGGCTCGGCACCAACAACCTGCCGGACTGCTCCAACATGTGCCACGAGTCCTCCGGCTCGGCGCTGGTGGAGACGCTGGGCGTGGGCAAGGGCAGCGTCAGCCTGAAGGACCTCCACCAGGCCGACCTGATCATCGTGGCGGGCCAGAACCCGGGCACCAACCACCCCCGGATGCTGTCCGCCCTGGAGCGGGCCAAGCGGGCCGGCGCCAAGATCGTCAGCGTCAACCCGCTGCCCGAGGCCGGCCTGGAGCGGTTCAAGAACCCGCAGAACGCCCGGGGGCTGGCCGGCCACGGCACCAAGCTGACCGACCTGTTCCTGCAGATCCGGCTCGGCGGCGACCTGGCCCTGTTCCGGGCCGTGAACCAGCTGCTGCTGGCCGCCGAGGACAGGCACGGCAACGTGGTGGACCACGAGTTCGTCGAGCGGCACTGCCTGGGCTTCGAGGAGTGGGCGGCGGACGCCCGCACCACCGACCGCGACGCGGTGCTCGCCGCCACCGGCCTGCCGTACGCCCAGATCGAGGAACTCGTCTCGATGGTGCTGGCCTCCCGGAAGGTCATCGTCTGCTGGGCGATGGGCCTCACCCAGCACAAGCACGCCGTGCCGACCATCCGCGAGGTGGTCAACTTCCTGCTGCTGCGCGGCAACATCGGCCGCCCCGGCGCCGGGGTCTGCCCGGTGCGCGGGCACAGCAACGTGCAGGGCGACCGGACGATGGGCATCTTCGAGCGCCCGTCCCAGGCCTTCCTGGACGCGCTGGGCAAGGAGTTCGCCTTCGAGCCGCCGCGCGAGCACGGCTTCGACGCGGTGGACACCATCCGGGCGATGCGGGACGGCCGGGTGCGGGTATTCTTCGCGATGGGCGGCAACTTCGTCGCGGCCACGCCGGACACCGACGTCACCGAGGCCGCGATGCGCCGCTGCCGGCTCACCGTCCACGTCTCCACCAAGCTGAACCGCTCGCACGTGGTCACCGGCGCCCGCGCCCTGATCCTGCCGACCCTCGGCCGCACCGACCGGGACGTCACCGCCAAGGGCGCGCAGTTCGTCAGCGTCGAGGACTCGATGGGCATGGTGCACTCCTCTCGCGGCGGGCTGCGGCCGCCGGCCCGGGGGCTGCTCTCCGAGGTGGCGATCGTCTGCCGGCTGGCCCGTGCCACGCTCGGCCCGCAGGACAGCACGCCGTGGGAGGACTTCGCGGACGACTACGACAGCGTCCGGGACCGGATCGCCCGGGTCGTGCCCGGCTTCGAGGACTTCAACGAGAAGGTCCGCCGTCCCGGCGGCTTCGCCCTGCCGCACGGCCCGCGCGACAGCCGCTCCTTCCCCACCACGACCGGGAAGGCCAACTTCAGCGTCAACCCGCTGACCGCGCCCGAGGTCCCGGCGGGCCGGCTGCTGCTGCAGACGCTGCGCTCGCACGACCAGTACAACACCACGATCTACGGCCTGGACGACCGCTACCGCGGCATCACCGGCGGGCGCCGGGTGGTGCTGGTGAACCCGGCCGACGCCGCCGGGCTGGGCCTGACCGAGGGCGGCTACGTCGACCTGGTGAGCGAGTGGCGGGACGGCGTGGAGCGCCGCGCCCCGCACTTCATGGTGGTGCACTACCCGGTGGCACGGGGCGGCGCGGCCGCCTACTACCCGGAGACCAACGTGCTGGTGCCGCTGGACTCGACCGCCGACATCAGCAACACCCCGACCTCGAAGGCGGTCGTGGTGCGCTTCGAGCCCGACAGCGGCCTGCCCGGGGCCTGA